Proteins co-encoded in one Malus domestica chromosome 09, GDT2T_hap1 genomic window:
- the LOC139188110 gene encoding metalloendoproteinase 1-like yields MAPNILCNRLGALLFLLAIHAFAVQSVQNEEGKTIGLDELRSYLRTFGYLNDSSSKSSSSLEFDEVLETALKSFQKIYHLNVTAFDLWAKVTKFTFHEVGPSSPADILISFQRRDHGDGIPFDGPGKVLAHPFAPTDGRLHLDADENWSFRPPSKNQYDLVWVATHELGHVLGLMHSTFSDAIMYAYVGAGRTRRALHSDDIAGIKALYHLQP; encoded by the exons ATGGCCCCAAATATTCTTTGCAATCGGTTGGGAGCTTTACTTTTCCTTCTAGCAATTCATGCCTTCGCAGTTCAGTCAGTTCAAAATGAAGAGGGGAAGACAATAGGGCTCGATGAGCTTCGAAGCTACCTGAGGACCTTCGGATACCTAAATGACAGCAGTTCGAAAAGCTCCAGCAGTTTGGAATTTGATGAGGTTTTGGAAACTGCACTGAAAAGTTTccaaaaaatatatcatttgaATGTCACAG CATTTGATCTATGGGCGAAAGTTACCAAATTTACATTTCATGAGGTAGGGCCAAGTTCACCAGCTGACATTTTGATTAGCTTTCAACGCCGGGACCATGGAGATGGGATCCCATTTGACGGTCCCGGTAAGGTTTTGGCGCATCCTTTTGCTCCCACGGATGGAAGGCTGCACTTGGATGCAGATGAGAATTGGAGCTTCAGGCCTCCAAGTAAGAACCAGTATGACCTGGTGTGGGTGGCTACGCACGAATTAGGGCATGTTCTTGGACTTATGCATAGTACATTTTCTGATGCCATTATGTATGCCTATGTTGGTGCTGGGAGGACTAGAAGGGCGTTGCACAGTGATGATATTGCAGGGATAAAAGCTTTGTACCACCTGCAACCATAG